From one Conyzicola nivalis genomic stretch:
- a CDS encoding HNH endonuclease signature motif containing protein, producing the protein MNEAENDPAADTYPVSADGGRGLCDPPPDVIPPDPCLAQYRAALDDVEEAERAIASAHAARAAAIDRLRVCSEQMSFAASDSPGDHGWSERVCAEKIVVMELVGVLRVSDNTARNLIWQSKLLVNRLPETLTALREGSISYPHARVMIDQGSSVPDGSIEEFEQTLLPPAKEVTVPKLKKAAIRLRERLQPSSSVERHIEAVEKRTVWFEPGDDGMAVIGATLSAEVVQAIRDRLTTIAGAPTIEGDERTMAQKRADAFTDLLLTGDTCEATLEGTGGPRPNVGHGIRPKVLVTVPVMTLLGRTDEPGDLEGYGPIDPETARQIAATAPSFTRLLVHPVSSAILDFDRTTYAVPADLKNVVRVRDGVCRAIGCEQPATHAELDHTREWAGGGTTKLGNLACLCADHHKVRTHTRVKMRNLPNGDIEWELPSGRTYLTHPATQLPEAA; encoded by the coding sequence ATGAACGAAGCAGAGAACGATCCGGCCGCCGACACGTACCCCGTGTCGGCCGACGGTGGCAGGGGTTTGTGCGACCCGCCACCCGATGTTATTCCTCCCGATCCCTGTCTTGCCCAGTACCGGGCCGCGCTTGACGACGTCGAGGAGGCCGAGCGCGCCATCGCCTCGGCCCATGCGGCGCGGGCGGCGGCGATCGACCGGCTGCGGGTCTGCAGCGAACAGATGTCGTTTGCGGCGAGCGATTCGCCGGGCGACCACGGCTGGAGTGAGCGGGTGTGCGCCGAGAAGATCGTCGTGATGGAGCTCGTCGGCGTGCTGCGCGTGAGCGACAACACGGCGCGCAACCTGATCTGGCAGAGCAAGCTGCTGGTGAACCGGCTGCCCGAGACCCTCACGGCACTGAGGGAGGGCTCGATCAGCTACCCCCACGCTCGCGTGATGATCGACCAGGGTTCGTCGGTGCCCGACGGAAGCATCGAAGAGTTCGAGCAGACGCTGCTGCCGCCCGCCAAAGAGGTCACGGTGCCGAAGCTGAAGAAGGCGGCGATCCGGTTGCGCGAGAGGCTGCAGCCCTCGTCGAGCGTCGAGCGCCACATCGAGGCGGTCGAGAAGCGCACGGTGTGGTTCGAGCCGGGCGACGACGGCATGGCCGTGATCGGCGCGACCCTGAGCGCGGAGGTCGTGCAGGCCATTCGCGACCGGCTCACAACGATCGCGGGCGCACCCACGATCGAGGGCGACGAACGCACGATGGCGCAGAAACGGGCGGACGCCTTCACCGACCTGCTGCTCACCGGCGACACCTGCGAGGCCACATTAGAGGGCACGGGCGGGCCGCGGCCCAACGTCGGGCACGGCATTCGGCCCAAGGTGTTGGTGACCGTTCCGGTTATGACGCTGCTTGGCCGTACTGACGAGCCGGGCGATCTCGAGGGGTACGGGCCGATCGATCCCGAGACCGCCCGGCAGATCGCCGCGACGGCGCCGAGCTTCACCCGACTACTCGTGCATCCGGTATCGAGCGCGATCCTCGACTTCGACCGCACGACGTATGCCGTGCCCGCCGATCTCAAGAATGTGGTGCGCGTGCGCGACGGGGTCTGCCGGGCGATCGGATGCGAGCAACCGGCTACCCACGCCGAACTCGACCACACGCGCGAGTGGGCCGGGGGCGGCACGACCAAGCTCGGCAATCTCGCCTGCCTCTGCGCCGATCACCACAAGGTGAGAACCCACACCCGCGTGAAGATGCGCAACCTGCCCAACGGCGACATCGAGTGGGAGTTGCCGAGCGGGCGCACCTACCTGACGCATCCGGCCACGCAGCTACCGGAGGCCGCATGA
- the rpsO gene encoding 30S ribosomal protein S15, with protein MPLAPDAKKAIIDEYATHPGDTGSPEVQVAMLTARILDLTEHLKEHKHDHHSRRGLLLLVGQRRRLLGYLADVNIERYRSLIARLGLRR; from the coding sequence ATGCCTTTAGCACCAGATGCCAAGAAAGCAATCATCGACGAGTACGCCACTCACCCTGGTGACACGGGAAGCCCCGAAGTGCAGGTCGCTATGCTGACCGCACGAATTCTGGACCTCACCGAGCACTTGAAAGAGCACAAGCACGACCACCACTCGCGTCGTGGACTGCTTCTGCTGGTCGGCCAGCGTCGTCGCTTGCTCGGCTACCTCGCAGACGTGAACATCGAGCGTTACCGCTCGCTGATCGCACGCCTCGGACTGCGCCGCTAG